Genomic segment of Neofelis nebulosa isolate mNeoNeb1 chromosome 17, mNeoNeb1.pri, whole genome shotgun sequence:
CTGATGTGctgcccgccgccgccgccgcctcggccgccgccgcctccggcCTGCTGGGCCCCGCGGGGCTGGCGGGCGTGGGCGCCTTTCCGGCCGCCCTGCCCGCCTTCTCAGGCACCGACCTGCTGGCCATCAGCACGGCGCTAAACACGCTGGCCAGTTACGGCTACAACACCAACTCCCTCGGCCTGGGCCTCAACTCGGCCGCAGCCTCCGGGGTCCTGGCCGCCGTGGCCGCCGGTGCCaaccccgccgccgccgccgcggccaaCCTCCTGGCGTCCTACGCGGGGGAGGCCGGGGCCGGGCCGGCCGGAGGGGCCGCCCcgcctccacccccgccccccggagCCCTGGGGTCCTTCGCCTTGGCCGCAGCCGCCAACGGCTACCtcggggccggggcgggcggcggagcgggcggcgggggcggcccgCTGGTGGCCGCCGCAGCTGCGGCAGGGGCCGCCGGGGGCTTCCTGACGGCCGAGAAGTTGGCGGCCGAGAGTGCCAAGGAGCTGGTGGAGATTGCGGTGCCTGAGAACCTGGTGGGGGCCATCCTGGGCAAAGGGGGCAAGACGTTGGTGGAGTACCAGGAGCTGACGGGCGCCCGCATCCAGATCTCCAAGAAGGGAGAGTTCCTGCCAGGCACGCGGAACCGGCGGGTCACCATCACGGGCAGCCCTGCGGCCACACAAGCCGCTCAATACCTCATCAGCCAGCGGGTCACCTACGAGCAGGGAGTGAGGGCCTCAA
This window contains:
- the NOVA2 gene encoding RNA-binding protein Nova-2 isoform X2, encoding MEPEAPDSRKRPLETPPEVVCTKRSNTGGTTERVCLVQGTAEALNAVHSFIAEKVREIPQAMTKPEVVNILQPQTTMNPDRAKQAKLIVPNSTAGLIIGKGGATVKAVMEQSGAWVQLSQKPEGINLQERVVTVSGEPEQVHKAVSAIVQKVQEDPQSSSCLNISYANVAGPVANSNPTGSPYASPADVLPAAAAASAAAASGLLGPAGLAGVGAFPAALPAFSGTDLLAISTALNTLASYGYNTNSLGLGLNSAAASGVLAAVAAGANPAAAAAANLLASYAGEAGAGPAGGAAPPPPPPPGALGSFALAAAANGYLGAGAGGGAGGGGGPLVAAAAAAGAAGGFLTAEKLAAESAKELVEIAVPENLVGAILGKGGKTLVEYQELTGARIQISKKGEFLPGTRNRRVTITGSPAATQAAQYLISQRVTYEQGVRASNPQKVG
- the NOVA2 gene encoding RNA-binding protein Nova-2 isoform X1 — protein: MEPEAPDSRKRPLETPPEVVCTKRSNTGEEGEYFLKVLIPSYAAGSIIGKGGQTIVQLQKETGATIKLSKSKDFYPGTTERVCLVQGTAEALNAVHSFIAEKVREIPQAMTKPEVVNILQPQTTMNPDRAKQAKLIVPNSTAGLIIGKGGATVKAVMEQSGAWVQLSQKPEGINLQERVVTVSGEPEQVHKAVSAIVQKVQEDPQSSSCLNISYANVAGPVANSNPTGSPYASPADVLPAAAAASAAAASGLLGPAGLAGVGAFPAALPAFSGTDLLAISTALNTLASYGYNTNSLGLGLNSAAASGVLAAVAAGANPAAAAAANLLASYAGEAGAGPAGGAAPPPPPPPGALGSFALAAAANGYLGAGAGGGAGGGGGPLVAAAAAAGAAGGFLTAEKLAAESAKELVEIAVPENLVGAILGKGGKTLVEYQELTGARIQISKKGEFLPGTRNRRVTITGSPAATQAAQYLISQRVTYEQGVRASNPQKVG